Proteins found in one Campylobacter lari genomic segment:
- a CDS encoding sensor histidine kinase, translating to MKSENFNNTIFKILALYIITSGFFLTIFFITFYQKEASYIRLNQLTHIYTHHNYILQNIIESRHNQIPLEKINFTDISNKLNTSFAIIIDNQVIFSNLSFNAFGILNQLKKNDFIYTKNQKLFIDFLRVRNLDAYIDSDNIKKPRHYFKFLRHKNIHIIIETNDLGFQKEQYSKDNYNNININDFSKELWKLKLKTIFYTLICITLLAIIAYMLILLVFKNIKEQFNALNDFIKDTTHEINTPLSVILASVKKFDDTNLNQNNIKKLNHIKLASKNLNHIYQNLIALNFFIQKDNIKENINLKELIEQRIEYFEILTTQKNLILETNLSEQFFYANKEEIQILFDNLLSNAIKYTNSFKKIYISLNKNALIVKDEGQGMSQKEMAQIFTRYKRFNQDHGGFGIGLNLVKQIADKNNINIKILSEKNKGSEFILSWQG from the coding sequence ATGAAAAGTGAAAATTTCAATAATACTATCTTTAAAATTCTAGCACTTTATATTATTACTAGCGGATTTTTTCTTACTATATTTTTCATTACTTTTTATCAAAAAGAAGCAAGTTATATTCGTCTAAATCAACTCACGCATATATATACTCACCATAATTATATTCTACAAAATATCATAGAATCAAGACACAACCAAATTCCACTAGAAAAAATTAATTTTACTGATATTTCTAATAAACTTAATACTTCATTTGCCATTATTATTGATAATCAGGTTATATTTAGCAACCTTTCTTTTAATGCTTTTGGAATTTTAAACCAACTTAAAAAAAATGATTTTATTTACACTAAAAATCAAAAATTATTTATAGATTTTTTAAGAGTTCGAAATCTTGACGCCTACATAGATAGTGACAATATAAAAAAACCTAGACATTATTTTAAATTTTTAAGACATAAAAATATTCACATCATAATAGAAACAAACGATCTTGGTTTTCAAAAAGAACAATATAGTAAAGACAATTATAACAATATCAACATCAACGACTTCTCTAAAGAATTATGGAAATTAAAATTAAAAACTATTTTTTATACACTTATTTGTATTACATTGCTTGCAATTATTGCTTATATGTTAATATTGCTTGTATTTAAAAATATAAAAGAACAATTTAATGCTTTAAATGATTTTATCAAAGATACCACTCATGAAATCAATACACCATTAAGTGTAATTTTAGCGAGTGTGAAAAAATTTGATGATACAAATTTAAATCAAAACAATATAAAAAAACTAAACCACATTAAATTAGCTAGCAAAAATTTAAACCACATCTATCAAAATCTTATAGCTTTAAATTTTTTTATCCAAAAAGATAATATAAAAGAAAACATCAATTTAAAAGAGTTAATCGAACAAAGAATAGAATATTTTGAAATTTTAACCACGCAAAAAAATCTTATTCTAGAAACAAATCTTTCAGAACAATTTTTTTATGCAAATAAAGAAGAAATACAAATTTTATTTGATAATCTTTTAAGTAATGCCATAAAATACACCAATTCTTTTAAAAAAATATATATTTCACTAAACAAAAATGCACTAATCGTTAAAGACGAGGGGCAAGGCATGAGCCAAAAAGAAATGGCGCAAATTTTTACTCGCTACAAGCGATTTAATCAAGATCATGGTGGTTTTGGTATAGGTTTAAATTTAGTCAAACAAATAGCAGACAAAAACAATATCAACATCAAAATATTGAGCGAGAAAAACAAAGGGAGCGAATTTATACTTTCTTGGCAAGGATAA
- the ung gene encoding uracil-DNA glycosylase, whose protein sequence is MEINLEKIKMNEDWKEFLKDEFLKSYFLDIKVKYIKTLHEGKTIYPPANLIFNAFNLTPLKDLKIIILGQDPYHNPNQAMGLSFSVPIGTKIPPSLLNIYKEIQDDLNIPIAKHGDLSKWARQGILLLNSILSVEANKPASHANFGWQNFTDAVITKLSQEKEGLIFLLWGAYAKNKKKLIDTQKHYILEAAHPSPLARNAFLGCKHFSKSNKILLKLGKTSIDWNLNS, encoded by the coding sequence ATGGAAATTAATTTAGAAAAAATAAAAATGAATGAAGATTGGAAAGAATTTTTAAAAGATGAATTTTTAAAATCGTATTTTTTAGACATAAAAGTCAAATATATTAAAACTCTACATGAAGGTAAAACTATATATCCACCAGCAAATCTAATATTTAATGCTTTCAATCTCACTCCTTTAAAAGATTTAAAAATTATAATTTTGGGTCAAGATCCCTATCACAATCCAAATCAAGCTATGGGGCTAAGCTTTAGCGTACCAATAGGAACTAAAATCCCCCCATCTTTACTTAATATCTACAAAGAAATACAAGATGATTTAAATATCCCTATAGCAAAACATGGAGATCTTAGTAAATGGGCTAGACAAGGAATTTTACTCTTAAATTCTATTTTGAGCGTAGAAGCTAATAAACCTGCATCTCATGCAAATTTTGGATGGCAAAATTTCACAGATGCGGTTATTACAAAACTAAGTCAAGAAAAAGAAGGTTTAATATTTTTACTTTGGGGAGCTTATGCTAAAAATAAAAAAAAATTGATCGACACTCAAAAACATTACATTTTAGAGGCAGCACACCCTTCTCCTTTAGCTAGAAATGCTTTTTTGGGCTGCAAGCATTTTTCAAAAAGTAATAAAATTTTGCTAAAACTTGGCAAAACATCTATTGATTGGAATTTAAACTCGTAA
- a CDS encoding YncE family protein: MKKSILALALFAFCGANALEVQEFKGFAHPESVYVDKSVVYVSNVGKELAPLNKDNDGFISKLDKNGKIIELEFIKNLNAPKGMSKIGDILYVVDIDVLYGFDVKSKKEIFKLPIKNAVFLNDIAVLDNNTLLVSDTGTGYIHKVFLKDKKYENFIHLDSKYGGPNGLLINKNTLLVAGYDPSDKIGGKIISIDLNTKKIQELNQKIEQFDGIVFDQNKNLLVSSWGKNLQGYIYTLKDNKEVKLDLNPIKGPADMFFDGEYLWVPKMAENALIKIKL; the protein is encoded by the coding sequence ATGAAAAAAAGTATTTTAGCTTTAGCTTTATTTGCGTTTTGTGGTGCAAATGCTTTAGAGGTGCAAGAATTTAAAGGTTTTGCACATCCTGAAAGTGTGTATGTAGACAAAAGTGTGGTTTATGTGTCTAACGTAGGAAAAGAGTTGGCTCCATTAAATAAAGATAACGATGGTTTTATCTCAAAATTGGATAAAAATGGAAAAATCATAGAATTAGAATTTATCAAAAATCTTAATGCTCCAAAAGGTATGTCTAAAATAGGTGATATTTTGTATGTTGTAGATATTGATGTCTTATATGGTTTTGATGTAAAAAGCAAAAAAGAAATTTTTAAACTTCCTATAAAAAATGCAGTATTTTTAAATGATATAGCGGTTTTAGATAATAATACATTACTAGTGAGTGATACTGGTACAGGATATATCCACAAAGTGTTTTTAAAAGACAAAAAATATGAAAACTTTATCCATTTAGATTCAAAATATGGTGGGCCAAATGGATTATTGATAAATAAAAATACTTTATTGGTAGCAGGCTATGATCCAAGTGATAAAATAGGTGGAAAAATTATCAGTATTGATTTAAATACAAAGAAAATTCAAGAATTAAACCAGAAAATAGAGCAGTTTGATGGTATAGTATTTGATCAAAATAAAAATCTTTTAGTATCAAGCTGGGGTAAAAATCTTCAAGGGTATATTTATACTTTAAAAGATAATAAAGAGGTAAAACTAGATCTAAATCCTATAAAAGGTCCTGCGGATATGTTTTTTGATGGTGAGTATTTATGGGTGCCAAAAATGGCAGAGAATGCCTTAATCAAAATAAAATTATAA
- a CDS encoding TrkH family potassium uptake protein, translating to MTKLSLDRKNIRILFIGYILVALFGTFILMLPIMHTKPISFLDAFFTSASAVSMTGLIVLNTSLDFSFYGQLVILLLIQIGGLGYMSIAMALYILVRKKMSFGEKNLLRESLIYPGADGLVGFLKKVLFFVFAIELIGAVLLFLRFKLDMNLSEALWASIFHSISAFNNAGFSIFESGLMPYRDDFWINFIITSLIIIGGLGYFVLLELYFFSKKRFASLSLHTKLVLTSTIILIVFASLVVFLFEYHNPKSIGEFSLFDKIMSAYFAAVNYRTAGFNTLDLSAFKDASLFFGSLFMIIGGAPGGTAGGIKVTTIAVLLIYAYWSIKDSNARIFNFEIPTETINKAFIIAVSSIVYIITCVLLLSLIEDNKSFLPLLFETSSAFATVGVSVGDGGTLSLSALFNPESKLIIILLMLSGRVGVLAFLFSIFFKEKEKYLNYPKGKIIL from the coding sequence ATGACAAAATTATCCTTAGATAGAAAAAATATAAGAATATTATTTATAGGTTATATTCTAGTAGCGCTTTTTGGCACTTTTATCCTTATGCTTCCCATTATGCATACTAAGCCCATATCTTTTTTAGACGCATTTTTCACTAGCGCTTCAGCTGTAAGTATGACAGGACTTATAGTATTAAACACCTCATTAGATTTTAGCTTCTATGGACAACTTGTTATCTTATTGCTTATTCAAATAGGCGGTTTAGGCTATATGAGTATAGCTATGGCTTTATATATTTTAGTTCGTAAAAAAATGAGTTTTGGAGAAAAAAATCTTTTAAGAGAATCCTTGATTTATCCTGGCGCTGATGGGCTTGTAGGATTTTTAAAAAAGGTTTTATTTTTTGTATTTGCTATTGAACTTATAGGTGCGGTATTATTATTTCTAAGGTTTAAGCTTGATATGAATTTAAGCGAGGCTCTATGGGCTAGTATTTTTCATTCTATTTCTGCTTTTAATAATGCAGGATTTAGTATATTTGAAAGTGGTTTAATGCCTTATAGGGATGATTTTTGGATTAATTTTATTATCACCTCTTTGATTATCATTGGGGGTTTGGGGTATTTTGTATTATTAGAATTATACTTTTTTTCTAAAAAGCGTTTTGCAAGCTTAAGCTTACATACAAAACTTGTTTTAACTTCTACTATTATATTGATTGTTTTTGCAAGCTTAGTGGTTTTTTTATTTGAATACCATAATCCAAAAAGCATAGGAGAATTTTCACTTTTTGATAAAATAATGAGTGCTTATTTTGCAGCTGTAAATTACAGAACTGCAGGATTTAACACTCTTGATCTTAGCGCCTTTAAAGATGCAAGTTTGTTTTTTGGATCTTTGTTTATGATTATAGGTGGCGCACCAGGTGGAACAGCTGGTGGTATTAAGGTAACCACTATTGCTGTATTGTTAATCTATGCTTATTGGAGTATCAAAGATAGCAATGCAAGAATTTTCAACTTTGAAATTCCCACAGAAACCATTAATAAAGCTTTCATTATAGCGGTAAGTTCTATTGTATATATTATCACTTGTGTATTACTTTTATCTTTAATTGAAGACAATAAAAGCTTTTTGCCTTTGCTTTTTGAAACAAGTTCAGCATTTGCCACCGTAGGAGTTTCAGTAGGAGATGGTGGAACTTTATCACTTAGCGCACTTTTTAACCCTGAAAGTAAGTTAATCATTATTTTGCTTATGCTTAGTGGTAGAGTGGGTGTGCTTGCATTTTTATTTAGTATATTTTTTAAGGAAAAAGAAAAATATTTAAATTATCCAAAAGGAAAAATCATATTATGA
- a CDS encoding putative metalloprotease CJM1_0395 family protein, producing MQINSSYSNAFYIQNPYQNKEKNQTEENISENENTLQTKENNNNQEKDEKTQKVNGKDLSNEEVKQVRELEKIDREVRAHEAAHQAAGGALAGAASFGYTRGPDNKMYAVEGEVPIRMQKGNTPEETIANAMQVIAAAMAPADPSPQDYKVAANAMQMQNDARMEQAKIKAEELKAQNEKSENENEEKENPNSKAIKSYTQNTSQDYIGSQYNKSA from the coding sequence ATGCAAATTAACTCAAGTTATAGCAATGCCTTTTACATACAAAATCCTTATCAAAACAAAGAAAAAAATCAAACCGAAGAAAACATTTCCGAAAACGAAAATACACTACAAACAAAAGAAAACAATAACAATCAAGAAAAAGATGAAAAAACTCAAAAAGTCAATGGTAAAGACCTAAGCAATGAGGAAGTAAAACAAGTACGAGAACTTGAAAAAATCGATAGAGAAGTAAGAGCTCACGAGGCAGCCCATCAAGCAGCAGGTGGAGCTTTAGCAGGTGCTGCAAGTTTTGGCTATACAAGAGGTCCTGATAATAAAATGTATGCGGTTGAAGGGGAGGTTCCTATAAGAATGCAAAAAGGCAACACCCCTGAAGAAACTATAGCAAATGCTATGCAAGTAATTGCTGCAGCTATGGCACCAGCTGATCCTAGTCCGCAAGATTACAAAGTAGCGGCTAATGCCATGCAAATGCAAAATGACGCACGCATGGAACAAGCTAAAATAAAAGCAGAAGAGCTAAAAGCACAAAATGAAAAAAGTGAAAACGAGAATGAAGAAAAAGAAAATCCAAATTCCAAAGCTATAAAATCATACACACAAAATACATCACAAGATTACATAGGAAGTCAATATAACAAAAGTGCATAG
- the lpoB gene encoding penicillin-binding protein activator LpoB, with product MKKSLFFMIFVLLVFSACSSQPKYTDGKASQKVQGDALTLGLDREDFEKTAEDMIQSLLSDPAFVNLNSSNRKVIAIGKIINDTPQRIDTDKLTSKITIALRKSGKFILTTAVAAGGAKDSLSHDVRDLRDNEEFNQNSIAKKGTLLAPNFSLSGKIRQDTVKLYNGKIQTEYFFHLILTDLNSGLAFWEDEKTINKTGEGKSVTW from the coding sequence ATGAAAAAAAGTTTATTTTTTATGATTTTTGTACTTTTAGTTTTCAGTGCTTGCTCTTCACAACCAAAATATACCGACGGTAAAGCTTCTCAAAAAGTTCAAGGCGATGCACTTACTTTGGGACTTGATAGAGAAGATTTTGAAAAAACTGCCGAAGATATGATACAAAGTTTGCTTAGTGATCCTGCTTTTGTAAATTTAAATAGCTCTAATAGAAAAGTTATTGCTATAGGAAAAATCATCAATGACACCCCACAAAGAATAGACACAGACAAACTCACTTCAAAAATTACCATAGCATTAAGAAAATCTGGTAAATTTATACTAACAACTGCTGTGGCAGCAGGTGGAGCAAAAGATAGCTTATCTCATGATGTAAGAGATTTAAGAGACAATGAAGAATTTAATCAAAACTCCATAGCTAAAAAAGGCACACTTTTAGCCCCAAATTTCTCACTTTCTGGTAAAATCAGACAAGATACAGTAAAACTATACAATGGTAAAATTCAAACTGAGTATTTTTTTCATTTAATTCTCACTGATTTAAATAGTGGCTTAGCTTTTTGGGAAGATGAAAAAACTATTAATAAAACAGGTGAAGGTAAAAGCGTAACATGGTAA
- a CDS encoding TFIIB-type zinc ribbon-containing protein, which produces MNCPVCENTALMMSERNGVEIDYCPKCRGVWLDRGELDKIIERNATQNPQNTQQSYSHQNYNQQANYHHNNGYKYKKKESWLGELFDF; this is translated from the coding sequence ATGAATTGCCCAGTTTGTGAAAATACAGCTTTAATGATGAGTGAAAGAAATGGTGTTGAAATTGATTATTGTCCAAAATGTCGTGGGGTTTGGCTTGATCGTGGCGAACTTGATAAGATTATAGAAAGAAATGCTACTCAAAACCCCCAAAATACTCAACAAAGCTATAGTCACCAAAATTACAACCAACAAGCAAACTATCATCATAACAATGGTTATAAGTACAAAAAGAAAGAGAGTTGGCTTGGAGAATTATTTGACTTTTAA
- a CDS encoding potassium channel family protein yields MKKETYGIIGLGRFGSVLAKELIDQGKRVIVSDIDEEAVKELQDHADFAYILDSTHTIALKEAGYANADVVILSIGENLESSILTFMALKEIGVKNIIAKANSSTHGQILSKLGVNKVIYPEKESAKRLAKILITNPNFEIIDLSANTIKVAKLLIDENLAGKTLQSIRQNLKVIAHKQNDVWSIMPNLDNTAYLNDILMLLGTQEELNRYEY; encoded by the coding sequence ATGAAAAAAGAAACTTATGGTATTATAGGACTTGGAAGGTTTGGCTCTGTTTTAGCAAAAGAACTTATTGATCAAGGCAAGAGGGTTATTGTTTCAGATATTGATGAAGAAGCTGTTAAGGAATTACAAGATCATGCAGATTTTGCCTATATTTTAGATTCTACTCACACTATAGCCTTAAAAGAAGCAGGCTATGCAAATGCTGATGTTGTAATACTCAGTATAGGTGAAAATTTAGAATCAAGTATTCTTACTTTTATGGCTTTAAAAGAAATAGGGGTAAAAAATATTATCGCTAAAGCAAATTCTTCTACACATGGACAAATTCTTTCAAAACTTGGGGTTAATAAGGTTATCTATCCCGAAAAAGAATCTGCAAAGCGTTTAGCTAAAATTCTTATTACTAATCCAAATTTTGAAATCATTGATCTTTCAGCTAACACTATTAAAGTGGCAAAACTTTTAATAGATGAAAATTTAGCAGGAAAAACTTTGCAATCCATTAGACAAAATTTAAAAGTCATTGCACATAAACAAAATGATGTTTGGAGTATTATGCCGAATTTAGATAACACTGCTTACTTAAATGATATATTAATGCTACTTGGCACTCAAGAAGAGTTAAACCGATATGAATACTGA
- a CDS encoding DUF1104 domain-containing protein has product MKKTVSLFIVSSLVATLALSADFSKKSNDEILNLAKSVTAQDQAGLMIEMRKRMNEMKYNDAQEYHYQFRNNLRQNISKLSPEERIQRRAIVQQNMQDITDKMNGKEIRELNLHHRGYSKGMHHRNYHFQTQPYDCPMR; this is encoded by the coding sequence ATGAAAAAAACTGTAAGTTTATTTATTGTGAGTTCTTTAGTCGCTACTCTAGCTTTAAGTGCTGATTTTTCAAAAAAAAGCAATGATGAAATCTTAAATCTTGCAAAAAGTGTTACAGCACAAGATCAAGCAGGTTTAATGATAGAAATGCGAAAAAGAATGAATGAAATGAAATATAATGATGCACAAGAATATCACTACCAATTTAGAAATAATTTAAGACAAAATATTTCTAAACTAAGTCCAGAAGAAAGAATTCAAAGAAGAGCTATTGTGCAACAAAACATGCAAGATATAACCGACAAGATGAATGGTAAAGAAATAAGGGAACTTAATCTGCATCATAGGGGTTATTCTAAAGGCATGCATCACAGAAATTATCATTTCCAAACACAGCCATATGATTGCCCAATGAGATAA
- a CDS encoding response regulator transcription factor, with amino-acid sequence MSAKILLLEDDLSLNEIIADVLEDEGFKVSCVYDAQEALEKAYEKNYDLWIFDVKVPNGNGFEILKELRESSKNTPAIFLTSLSMLDNVKQGFLAGCDDYIKKPFDIDELVIRIKNIIKRNFNHQKEDLISLNSSKNISFDPINKTLYQNKEIINLTNKEKELLTLLLKKRPHFVSIEKIFNEIWTFDEEPTIMSLRVYIKNLRKILGKDIIINQRNIGYAIRLENEK; translated from the coding sequence ATGTCTGCTAAAATTTTGCTCTTAGAAGATGATTTAAGCTTAAATGAAATCATTGCCGATGTTTTAGAAGATGAGGGTTTTAAAGTTTCTTGTGTATATGATGCACAAGAAGCCCTAGAAAAAGCATATGAAAAAAATTATGATCTTTGGATTTTTGATGTAAAAGTTCCAAATGGCAATGGATTTGAAATTTTAAAAGAGCTTAGAGAAAGCTCTAAAAATACTCCAGCCATATTTTTAACCTCTCTTTCAATGCTTGATAATGTAAAACAAGGATTTTTAGCAGGCTGTGATGATTATATTAAAAAGCCATTTGATATAGACGAGCTAGTTATTCGCATAAAAAACATTATCAAAAGAAATTTTAATCATCAAAAAGAGGATTTAATTTCACTAAATTCTTCAAAAAACATTTCTTTTGACCCTATCAATAAAACTCTTTATCAAAATAAAGAAATTATCAATTTAACAAACAAAGAAAAAGAACTTTTGACCTTACTTTTAAAAAAGCGTCCACATTTTGTAAGTATTGAAAAAATTTTTAATGAAATTTGGACTTTTGATGAGGAACCAACCATCATGAGTCTTAGAGTTTATATAAAAAATCTAAGAAAAATTTTAGGAAAAGATATTATCATCAATCAAAGAAATATAGGTTATGCTATTAGGCTAGAAAATGAAAAGTGA
- a CDS encoding SIMPL domain-containing protein (The SIMPL domain is named for its presence in mouse protein SIMPL (signalling molecule that associates with mouse pelle-like kinase). Bacterial member BP26, from Brucella, was shown to assemble into a channel-like structure, while YggE from E. coli has been associated with resistance to oxidative stress.) has translation MKSFFKGLGLGLLCLLLFILGVIFNTEFLGLKNQKQGLEFSRNIEVSSEITPNIYNTVLNFSASEELGNKTTISQEEKNHIAKTFKGLSERITKENFCKGGSYTLEPSYNYYQGQKTFSGYKLNSDFICQIPQDKNKEYEQLVKDIENISATNTFISFNTKALQASFDETILEANKEKLYDLALTKVFEKTQYYSKTLAKSCKIKNIYFDGNNIRNFNSSLAKTADSIVLPIIKNEKQTLSAVAVFECQ, from the coding sequence ATGAAAAGTTTTTTTAAAGGATTAGGTTTAGGATTGTTATGTTTGCTGTTATTTATCTTAGGTGTTATTTTTAATACCGAATTTCTAGGTTTAAAAAACCAAAAACAAGGATTAGAATTTTCAAGAAATATAGAAGTATCTAGCGAAATTACACCAAATATCTACAATACTGTGCTAAATTTTAGTGCTAGTGAGGAACTTGGCAATAAAACCACAATCTCACAAGAAGAAAAAAATCACATAGCTAAAACTTTCAAAGGACTTTCAGAGCGTATAACAAAAGAAAATTTTTGCAAAGGTGGTAGTTACACACTAGAACCAAGTTATAACTACTATCAAGGACAAAAGACATTTAGTGGATATAAATTAAATTCTGATTTTATCTGTCAAATTCCACAAGACAAAAATAAAGAATACGAACAACTTGTTAAAGACATAGAAAATATTAGCGCTACTAACACCTTTATTTCTTTTAACACCAAAGCCTTACAAGCTAGTTTTGATGAAACAATTTTAGAAGCAAATAAAGAAAAATTATACGATCTTGCATTAACAAAAGTATTTGAAAAGACTCAGTATTATTCTAAAACTTTAGCAAAATCTTGTAAAATAAAAAATATTTATTTTGATGGAAATAACATAAGAAATTTTAACTCAAGCTTAGCCAAAACTGCTGATAGTATAGTTTTACCTATTATTAAAAATGAAAAACAAACTCTCAGCGCTGTTGCAGTTTTCGAATGTCAATAA
- the mutY gene encoding A/G-specific adenine glycosylase has translation MEKIHQSILNWYHQNGRKNLPWRILHDKYKKYANKNDLEKLQNIDIAYAVYVSEIMLQQTQVKSVLQNYYFQFLVKFPSLKILAKASEDEVLKAWQGLGYYTRARNLHKSAKICVQKFNAKLPFDIKELQKLPGIGEYTAGAIACFGFLQSVAFVDANIKRVLSRFYSLQNPSMKLLTQKAEEFLNHDSAFDHNQALLDIGALVCLPKNAKCEVCPLASFCSGKNEYEKFNPTKKNQYENTILNILIVQKNEQFLLVKSEEKLYFNMYNFLEYKNQKNAKFIGEFKHSYTKYKINAKVYFLKDDNFEDIKTKAFAYEDLEHIAISKLAVKAYDIFKKSIYAI, from the coding sequence ATGGAAAAAATTCATCAAAGTATTTTAAATTGGTACCATCAAAATGGTAGGAAGAATTTACCTTGGCGTATTTTGCATGATAAATATAAAAAATATGCCAATAAAAATGATTTAGAAAAGTTGCAAAATATTGATATTGCTTATGCAGTTTATGTTAGTGAGATTATGTTGCAACAAACTCAGGTTAAGAGTGTTTTGCAAAATTATTATTTTCAATTTCTAGTTAAATTCCCTTCTTTAAAAATTCTGGCAAAAGCAAGTGAAGATGAGGTTTTAAAAGCTTGGCAAGGGCTTGGGTATTATACTAGAGCTAGAAATTTACACAAAAGTGCAAAAATTTGTGTGCAAAAATTTAATGCAAAATTACCATTTGATATCAAAGAGCTTCAAAAACTTCCTGGCATTGGAGAATATACAGCTGGAGCTATAGCATGTTTTGGTTTTTTACAATCTGTGGCTTTTGTTGATGCAAATATTAAAAGGGTTTTGAGTAGGTTTTATAGCTTGCAAAATCCTAGTATGAAACTTTTAACACAAAAGGCAGAAGAATTTTTAAACCATGATAGTGCATTTGATCATAATCAAGCTTTACTAGATATAGGGGCTTTGGTTTGCTTACCTAAAAATGCAAAATGTGAAGTTTGCCCTTTAGCAAGCTTTTGTAGTGGAAAAAATGAATATGAAAAATTCAACCCAACTAAAAAAAATCAATACGAAAATACCATTTTAAATATACTTATAGTACAAAAAAATGAGCAATTTTTGCTTGTTAAAAGTGAAGAAAAATTGTATTTTAATATGTATAATTTTTTAGAATATAAAAACCAAAAAAATGCAAAATTTATAGGAGAATTTAAACATTCTTACACTAAATACAAAATCAATGCCAAGGTGTATTTTTTAAAAGATGATAATTTTGAAGATATCAAAACGAAAGCTTTTGCTTATGAAGATTTGGAGCATATTGCAATTTCAAAACTTGCTGTAAAGGCATATGATATTTTTAAAAAGAGTATTTATGCGATTTAA
- a CDS encoding SPASM domain-containing protein → MRFKKIYIELSDICGLKCDFCPTQKAQRRQMNLVNFEKICKSVHNHAKLFTFHVLGDPLKIINLKDYLDIALKYNMPIELTTSGFYFDDEKINIILNFKNIRQINISLGAFLAQSKINLNEYFDPILKLIFLHMQREKESFINLRLWNLDKNFNPPLENEKIYDFLEQIFKVKIQKQKAKNRLERHIILHQARLFKWPSLEDEVIREKGYCYALNGQIAILSDGTLVPCCLDVKADIKLGNCFEKDFSELLNSSLYIELRKCFKQGILKAELCKRCEFLEAKNLN, encoded by the coding sequence ATGCGATTTAAAAAAATTTATATAGAATTAAGTGATATTTGTGGTTTAAAATGCGACTTTTGTCCTACTCAAAAAGCACAAAGAAGGCAAATGAATCTTGTGAATTTTGAAAAAATTTGTAAAAGCGTGCATAATCACGCTAAGCTTTTTACATTTCATGTGCTTGGAGATCCTTTAAAAATTATAAATTTGAAAGATTATTTAGATATTGCTTTAAAATATAATATGCCAATTGAGCTTACAACAAGTGGATTTTATTTTGATGATGAGAAAATAAATATTATTTTAAATTTTAAAAACATACGACAAATTAATATTTCACTAGGTGCTTTTTTAGCCCAAAGTAAGATAAATTTGAACGAGTATTTTGATCCTATTCTAAAGTTAATTTTTTTACATATGCAAAGAGAAAAAGAATCTTTTATCAATCTAAGACTTTGGAATTTAGATAAAAATTTCAACCCACCTTTGGAAAATGAAAAAATCTATGATTTTTTAGAGCAAATTTTTAAAGTAAAAATCCAAAAGCAAAAAGCTAAAAATCGCTTAGAAAGGCATATTATTTTACATCAAGCTAGACTTTTTAAATGGCCTTCTTTAGAAGATGAGGTTATTAGAGAGAAAGGATATTGTTATGCTTTAAATGGACAAATTGCTATTTTAAGTGATGGAACTTTAGTGCCTTGTTGTTTAGATGTTAAAGCGGATATAAAACTTGGAAATTGTTTTGAGAAAGATTTTAGTGAGCTTTTAAATTCCTCTTTATATATAGAATTAAGAAAATGTTTTAAACAAGGAATTTTAAAAGCTGAACTTTGTAAAAGGTGCGAGTTTTTAGAGGCTAAAAACCTAAATTAA